The following proteins are co-located in the Bacillus pumilus genome:
- a CDS encoding transcriptional regulator GutM: MEKLAIVLCIILIVQYGLSFIQIKYYRKSMDSLIDDYKGKQGYHLFSGMERRKVGPGAIALIIVDESYIIQKCHVLGGVSILSKFKEVPSYEGKHVGAVLDEHHMMKQALKRRKKGPAVMQALSMAAEQALVSISKKNITNVN, encoded by the coding sequence ATGGAAAAATTAGCAATCGTACTTTGTATCATTCTCATTGTGCAATATGGTTTATCGTTTATTCAAATCAAGTACTACCGCAAAAGCATGGATTCACTGATTGATGACTATAAAGGGAAACAAGGCTATCACTTGTTTTCAGGAATGGAGCGGCGCAAAGTTGGTCCTGGGGCCATTGCGCTCATCATTGTCGATGAATCATATATCATTCAAAAATGTCATGTGCTTGGCGGAGTCTCGATCTTATCTAAATTTAAGGAAGTTCCTTCATATGAAGGCAAGCATGTAGGGGCTGTGCTAGACGAGCACCATATGATGAAACAAGCATTGAAAAGACGTAAAAAAGGACCAGCTGTCATGCAAGCACTCTCTATGGCAGCTGAGCAGGCGCTTGTCTCAATTTCGAAGAAAAATATAACAAATGTGAACTAA
- the srlA gene encoding PTS glucitol/sorbitol transporter subunit IIC → MEWIQWFGEHFIGMFEAGGKQFMGLVTGIVPTLVVLLTFTYAVMKFIGEERVNRAIQFAAKYTILRYTLMPILSVLILTNPMAYTFGRFLPEKQKPAFYDSAVSFVHPVTSLFPYANAGELFVYLGIANGIKEAGYSMSELAVRYFLVGIVVILLRGIITEWITKYLAGKMKANSQ, encoded by the coding sequence ATGGAATGGATTCAATGGTTTGGAGAGCACTTTATCGGAATGTTTGAAGCCGGCGGAAAGCAATTCATGGGTCTTGTTACAGGTATCGTTCCAACGCTTGTTGTGCTACTTACTTTCACTTATGCTGTCATGAAGTTTATTGGAGAAGAGAGAGTGAATAGAGCGATCCAATTTGCAGCGAAATATACCATTTTGCGCTACACGTTAATGCCGATTTTATCCGTTCTTATTTTGACAAATCCAATGGCTTATACGTTTGGCCGCTTCTTACCTGAAAAACAAAAACCAGCATTCTATGATTCAGCTGTTTCATTTGTTCATCCGGTGACATCACTATTCCCGTATGCCAATGCAGGAGAACTATTTGTCTACTTAGGAATTGCGAACGGGATTAAAGAAGCTGGATATTCAATGTCAGAGCTTGCTGTTCGATACTTCTTAGTCGGGATTGTCGTCATTTTACTTCGCGGAATCATTACTGAATGGATCACAAAATACTTAGCAGGAAAAATGAAAGCGAATTCACAATAG